A genomic region of Branchiostoma lanceolatum isolate klBraLanc5 chromosome 4, klBraLanc5.hap2, whole genome shotgun sequence contains the following coding sequences:
- the LOC136432765 gene encoding TPR and ankyrin repeat-containing protein 1-like: MAMPWRFPAPGQADRQQQSWLKSEMERIAECATAFFHQENYLGACNLYTEALQLAAQLGIRSHIALISLNRSSCFQRLGRYDLALSDARQAIHAQPTRLKGYHKAGDAALKMQLHNQALEFLRDGYLKAVELRRPLDKEPLDFLVLMAEVIPNVRAADVEKLLLHVQPVLSLRTMLVERLVKEQKWPLLHAVFFHGGGGYRPNSGGIATGCDASKIDLAPLLHSYMIKPHQIVGNTIRDTIRVLLQHRSGLGSFSLEPGDTPMHALLSVELMKGVDSLPVMTMICESLTSRFINALKATDAKGNTLLHGVAMADRERQTSHRCAVRAIELLLTAGLDPHICNADGKKAVHYTLKGSDLFFRLENGRAGGSKSFIQPPVTQTQPGPSQPLLPPWMSKATQQKTPLDRARKYMQDGKPMEALKIFARTISEAKLKDDSDMTAVHRQCLEGIVYAMDNIKVISKQVVVEAPPSVWRGPVAKLSSEKRWRTLGMLLTGGGNYYNAGDGGLATGCDTTGVPLVQVLKFFESEEGKHSGLKMHSVMKELLKGGASADGDTSDIHPISYCVQRKDFEAVQMLLEHGANLSKFTLWEGDTPIHAAVHIAKEGNRGILNLINKGEVDHHIRDSSGNSLLHVAVKGKYSMDGANLIKQLLEIGLDPSVKNGEGMTPLDYLKEGDRRRQLLEPLMKKEKEEPTKRRNIDAKNANSNEMDKSTTGNPVAEIADSWEDVAATNEARDSKTPTKAKTQKSLSQSQKKSAKEGIKSRILGSILTIPLPRAEETEERLLRRVRQKSSQTTTTSTRTMPDEEQGKPEDQNEKTEARQSLCTATVAQEVKPPQSFSKPNEAEELPTADTSYDVFDKDLPWEVECTDRVKKILKKKSFPYDVKKRVVEKVNRLAKGEWIGNLTKKVRGRPQEEGMQLFEAKIDKASRILWELAIAFSPRLSDDPIKWLKGVQEAEESTTLTSGGRIYSEIIRLWDIVLDHDDLERAIDQAVTSFVRGKASMPIAKKSLIGRTSLQFKSAPAKTDRLPMLFTEKEITTSPTEIPEEQQFFPAASSNENEYNILKFYCFSSSLVNNILRDDSLPVEFPFKVTDLEHAIVHLKAQPPSSILLLGRSGTGKTTCCLFRLWNAYLSYWTKSAAHGFEPWVPKSKAYIPRRNKASENSEENEEESDVIPGENSESDEDTCTKGTKTVNDETKVDKVQEVDDEDESLHTEMTKRDWKEPEPSEDLETGEQEFEHLHQIFVTKNAVLCSEVGKNFRELCHGTEAAQKYLEANQDEKIPVSLQDVNPAGFPLFLDSRQWLLMLDASLEEPFFKRDDEGHITEEIPGWMENDGPATFIPTDSDLEDDSDDDEDFEGGKELDKLKAAIHADEDGGRLQQERRTMRQEVTYEVFCTELWKRVNRGRVDYHPTLVWMEIMSIIKGSVEAVETFDGFLRREEYLEMGKKRAEFTGDRDKIYDIFQAYQHEKRQRHMFDEMDLVHNLYKRLTHAEDVDWSIHQVYVDETQDFTQAELALLIRCCRDPNEMFFTGDTAQSIMRGVSFRFKDLRSLFHKARESLQQMGKRTAVQVPDMYHLTHNYRSHCGILDLAAGVIKLLERFFPYSFDHLPKDRGIMEGPKPLLLQECSQKDLVTLLQGNRRATSTIEFGAHQVVLVANSEARETMPDVFRGSLVLTIYESKGLEFDDVLLYNIFKDSQANEEWRIVLTRMEENAVKTSKIESRVKSEGLLKIDDSQSSAVAQARPLEFNPEKHKVLNSELKNLYTAITRARVNVWIFDEDTTKHAPMFKYFLEQQFVEEPQRDEQGQLSSNVFVKESTPEEWCQRGDYFYKKERWEIAADFFKKGGDQKKANMALAQHLAYQASQDATTTREKHRIRQRFLESADLFLQSGNHVDDREALVRAARCLTNSRDYHLAAQLFERLGEFSSAGHLYQKENKKVEASRCFVQAGNLKKAVNFLRSVEEFEAAADVSEQYVKLQYKCQQEGLDPTVVMTAPIQTPDNLLLAAIDHYHKHGKEEKMASCLNRLPVDTRLTFFKKHGRMREAAELLKKEERGQDAAELLKSVGDFDAAAEAADQEQNPQFVAECLLIQSRKQRKDPTVGVQQTKDNLKRCMDLYNRCGDNEGRAEAMMMLGDLTDDENMLRNAIKHSGTNIPGATEAAILLIQKKTTLSFEDIRLILVHLEDLFSLIKALLLARGHNVKQHEWLRSCDLFYGVKCTDVSNATYSSSEEPRILDIIDTESLGKSQSTKTLDIHKARACMASDLLRNAEQFKKKLPLILQSRATSNRVCYLYTAGLSCPKGDACAYLHCPYDKGTLKSFLEATVLLIKVHGVFDLGYETIKDSRWEIVQQAVAAHKDRGAERSRLCDDLYDIFFPTHCHQRILTENFTSAREVFSKFQGDVVVTSCIRDHAKSLWESASRSDKRSNTDLLVKIANLFRLAKEPPLNFSSLLVSAEDGFKKRAMQRPHPEKIPRHIGMNCVGQNPPLFFSFMRRLEEFVENIYEREDVLSSLGYMKAFMGFLAKRALEPLIPSFANTCFFMELLVVICYSMYAKMNQHELLCLPASYISMVHLCDRLWGSGKGSIYSAIQRLPYRKDEILGKVNECIWFIINIICQSQQYPHFNVIDDAFRPNISDYAESGEMERVFILASVLICGCGGPVPRDAEIPLRKTLYKIIIKKHFPQRLADAVRRSRSAKGIRDIVFLLQDLLKARDKEFLRHCFWRYPDRMTRGIFKGLNFELVKPEMFIGVFWREVPVEFRLHDDDAAAVAHDSSLSANTQNDIYETSNIEVLKPQDSTGTLEMKDASQTDEEGHVFQGQDEDEELTGGGNQAMDDQTLPGGLENKAMLARIQQQQAASTIQKFWRSHLRKVGPKIVKTELAHRAAYVERQLSVERDDLREFKLDDTGCRICGVTFESRPHLLDDVEEQELEEDQEREAWGEGAEEVIAQEQDVKERDVITREKHLQDQKHSANLSSFGQFKHLYTTDVYLVQKRYDKFELEANTYNEGTIMLEIEIQKVNTAYHSLRRLLEKIKDECAWNKRQDANDALREVRKALDDFRGAKRRVERQADEEVASAATVDEEVEEFGNLDEEDGIIDVGGKQQRVKEKSRKAGSRRRKNRQNRKKQKKGP; this comes from the exons GGTTGAAATCTGAGATGGAAAGGATTGCAGAATGTGCGactgcattttttcatcaagaaAACTATTTGGGAGCATGTAATTTGTACACAGAGGCCCTACAACTGGCAGCTCAACTTGGAATAAGGTCACACATTGCTCTGATTTCGCTGAACCGGTCAAGCTGTTTTCAAAGACTTGGACGTTATGATTTGGCCTTGTCTGATGCACGACAGGCCATCCACGCTCAACCGACAAGGCTGAAG GGTTATCACAAAGCTGGAGACGCCGCACTGAAGATGCAGTTACACAACCAGGCACTTGAGTTTCTTCGCGATGGCTATCTCAAAGCGGTCGAATTGCGCAGACCCCTGGACAAGGAACCACTGGACTTCCTAGTCCTAATGGCTGAAGTGATTCCCAACGTTCGAG CGGCCGATGTAGAAAAACTACTGCTACACGTACAACCTGTCCTGAGCCTTCGCACCATGCTGGTGGAACGCCTGGTGAAAGAGCAGAAGTGGCCCCTTCTGCACGCGGTGTTCTTTCA TGGTGGTGGTGGATATCGACCAAACAGTGGGGGAATCGCAACCGGCTGCGACGCCTCGAAAATCGACCTAGCGCCCCTCCTTCATTCCTACATGATCAAACCACATCAAATTGTCGGTAACACCATCCGTGACACCATCCGGGTACTCCTCCAGCACAGATCTGGCTTAGGAAGCTTCAGCTTAGAGCCAGGAGACACACCCATGCATGCTCTACTCAGTGTAGAGCTCATGAAAG GAGTTGACAGCCTCCCGGTGATGACGATGATCTGCGAGTCCCTCACATCGCGATTCATCAACGCTCTCAAAGCTACCGATGCAAAAGGGAACACGCTGCTGCATGGAGTTGCCATGGCAGATAGAGAGCGCCAGACCAGCCACAGATGTGCAGTTCGGGCAATAGAGCTTTTGCTTACCGCTGGTCTGGATCCACACATTTGTAACGCCGATGGGAAAAAGGCAGTGCACTACACTCTCAAAGGATCCGACCTCTTTTTCCGCTTGGAAAATGGACGTGCTG GTGGATCGAAAAGCTTCATACAGCCTCCGGTGACCCAAACACAACCCGGTCCCAGTCAACCACTTCTTCCTCCGTGGATGTCAAAAGCTACGCAACAAAAGACCCCCCTAGACCGTGCCAGAAAGTACATGCAAGACGGCAAGCCCATGGAAGCCTTAAAGATCTTCGCACGAACGATCAGTGAAGCCAAGCTAAAAGACGACAGTGACATGACTGCAGTACATCGACAATGTCTGGAAGGCATAGTCTATGCAATGGATAACATCAAAG TGATCTCCAAACAAGTTGTTGTGGAGGCTCCCCCGTCTGTGTGGCGTGGCCCTGTGGCAAAGTTGTCATCTGAGAAGAGGTGGCGTACCCTTGGGATGCTCCTAACTGGAGGAGGAAACTACTACAATGCCGGTGATGGAGGTTTAGCCACCGGCTGCGACACAACAGGTGTCCCCTTGGTGCAAGTCTTAAAGTTCTTTGAGAGTGAGGAGGGGAAACACAGTGGTCTGAAGATGCACAGTGTGATGAAGGAACTGTTGAAAGGCGGCGCTTCAGCGGACGGAGACACCAGTGACATCCACCCCATCAGCTACTGTGTGCAGAGGAAGGACTTTGAAGCAGTTCAAATGCTTCTGGAACACGGAGCAAATCTTTCTAAGTTCACACTTTGGGAAGGAGATACTCCGATTCATGCAGCGGTCCATATTGCAAAAGAAG GAAATCGTGGGATTCTGAATCTCATCAACAAAGGAGAAGTGGACCATCACATCAGGGACTCCAGTGGAAACAGCCTACTGCACGTTGCGGTAAAGGGAAA ATATTCGATGGACGGTGCAAACTTAATAAAACAACTACTTGAAATTGGCCTTGACCCGTCAGTAAAGAATGGTGAAGGAATGACTCCACTCGACTACTTGAAAGAGGGAGATCGTAGAAGACAGCTTTTGGAACCCcttatgaagaaagaaaaagaagaaccgACAAAAAGACGGAACATTGACGCTAAGAATGCTAATTCAAACGAAATGGATAAAAGTACAACAGGCAATCCTGTTGCCGAAATCGCAGACAGTTGGGAGGACGTAGCAGCTACCAACGAGGCAAGGGATAGCAAAACGCCTACAAAAGCAAAGACACAAAAATCATTATCTCAATCTCAAAAGAAATCAGCAAAAGAAGGCATTAAAAGCCGTATTCTTGGTTCTATCTTAACCATTCCATTACCGAGGGCAGAGGAAACTGAAGAAAGACTGCTTCGCCGAGTTAGACAGAAGTCCAGCCAGACCACAACCACAAGTACAAGAACAATGCCAGACGAAGAACAAGGCAAACCAGAGGACCAAAACGAGAAGACAGAGGCTAGGCAATCTCTATGCACGGCCACTGTAGCGCAGGAGGTAAAACCGCCACAAAGTTTCTCTAAGCCAAACGAAGCTGAGGAGCTACCAACTGCAGACACAAGTTACGATGTTTTTGACAAAGATCTTCCATGGGAAGTGGAATGTACTGACAGAGTAAAGAagattctgaagaagaagagttTTCCCTACGATGTGAAGAAACGGGTGGTAGAGAAGGTAAATAGACTTGCAAAAGGAGAGTGGATTGGTAACTTGACGAAGAAGGTTCGTGGCCGACCCCAAGAAGAAGGAATGCAGTTGTTTGAAGCAAAAATAGACAAAGCTTCCAGGATCTTGTGGGAGCTAGCCATTGCCTTTTCCCCACGTCTGAGTGATGATCCAATAAAATGGTTGAAGGGGGTCCAAGAAGCGGAAGAATCCACCACCCTGACGTCTGGGGGTCGAATCTACTCTGAGATCATCCGACTCTGGGACATCGTCCTTGATCATGATGACCTTGAGCGTGCTATCGACCAGGCAGTAACATCATTCGTGCGGGGTAAAGCTAGCATGCCCATTGCAAAGAAGAGTCTAATCGGACGTACAAGCCTCCAATTCAAGTCAGCTCCAGCCAAAACGGATAGGCTTCCAATGTTGTTTACCGAGAAAGAGATCACCACCAGTCCCACAGAGATTCCAGAGGAACAGCAGTTCTTTCCTGCAGCTAGTTCTAACGAGAATGAGTACAACATTCTTAAGTTCTACTGCTTTTCATCTTCTCTGGTCAACAATATCCTTCGAGATGACAGCCTACCGGTAGAGTTCCCCTTCAAAGTGACCGACCTGGAACATGCCATCGTCCATCTGAAAGCCCAACCTCCCTCGTCGATCCTACTACTCGGGCGTAGTGGGACAGGGAAAACAACGTGTTGTCTATTCCGGCTCTGGAACGCGTATTTGTCCTACTGGACCAAGAGTGCTGCCCATGGTTTTGAACCATGGGTTCCAAAAAGTAAAGCGTACATTCCACGACGCAACAAAGCgagtgaaaacagtgaagaaaatgaagaagaGTCAGATGTCATCCCAGGAGAAAATAGCGAATCTGATGAGGACACTTGTACAAAAGGCACAAAGACAGTTAACGACGAAACCAAAGTGGATAAGGTGCAGGAGGTGGATGACGAGGACGAATCACTCCACACGGAGATGACCAAACGTGACTGGAAGGAGCCTGAACCATCAGAGGATCTGGAAACTGGCGAGCAAGAGTTTGAGCACCTTCATCAGATCTTTGTAACGAAGAACGCCGTTCTCTGCAGTGAGGTTGGAAAGAACTTTCGGGAGCTTTGTCATGGAACTGAAGCAGCTCAAAAGTACCTTGAAGCTAATCAGGATGAGAAGATTCCAGTAAGCCTTCAAGACGTTAATCCGGCAGGCTTCCCACTCTTTCTCGACTCCAGGCAATGGTTACTTATGCTGGATGCCTCTCTGGAAGAGCCCTTCTTTAAGAGAGATGATGAAGGCCATATCACTGAAGAAATACCCGGATGGATGGAGAATGATGGCCCAGCGACTTTCATCCCTACAGATTCTGACTTGGAAGACGATTCTGATGATGACGAAGACTTCGAAGGTGGAAAGGAGCTAGACAAGTTGAAAGCGGCAATTCATGCAGATGAAGATGGCGGCCGACTCCAACAAGAACGGCGCACAATGAGACAAGAAGTAACGTATGAGGTGTTCTGCACTGAGTTGTGGAAACGGGTGAATCGAGGGAGAGTAGACTACCACCCTACCTTGGTCTGGATGGAAATCATGTCAATTATCAAAGGTTCTGTCGAAGCTGTCGAAACATTTGACGGGTTTCTCAGACGTGAAGAGTACCTTGAAATGGGCAAGAAGCGTGCTGAGTTTACCGGTGACCGTGACAAGATCTACGACATCTTCCAAGCCTACCAGCATGAGAAACGACAGCGACACATGTTTGACGAAATGGACTTGGTGCACAATCTGTACAAGCGACTCACTCATGCCGAGGACGTGGACTGGTCCATACATCAGGTGTATGTGGATGAGACACAGGACTTCACCCAAGCAGAGCTTGCACTGTTGATCCGCTGCTGCCGTGACCCGAATGAAATGTTCTTCACAGGAGACACGGCCCAGAGCATCATGAGAGGAGTGTCCTTTCGATTCAAGGACTTGCGCTCGCTGTTTCACAAGGCCAGAGAGTCACTACAACAGATGGGCAAGAGGACAGCGGTACAGGTACCCGACATGTACCATCTTACACACAACTACCGGTCTCACTGTGGCATCCTTGACCTCGCAGCAGGTGTGATCAAACTACTGGAGAGGTTCTTTCCCTACTCCTTCGACCATCTACCAAAGGATCGAGGCATCATGGAGGGGCCCAAACCCCTTTTACTCCAGGAATGCTCACAGAAGGACTTAGTAACCCTTCTACAAGGAAACCGTCGAGCGACTTCCACCATTGAGTTCGGAGCTCACCAGGTCGTTCTAGTGGCTAACAGCGAGGCGAGGGAGACCATGCCGGATGTTTTCCGTGGATCACTGGTGCTCACCATCTATGAATCGAAGGGGTTGGAATTCGACGACGTGTTACTATACAATATCTTCAAGGATTCACAG GCAAACGAAGAATGGAGGATCGTGTTGACCCGTATGGAAGAGAATGCGGTGAAGACGTCAAAGATAGAGTCACGGGTGAAATCGGAAGGATTGCTGAAGATTGATGATAGCCAGAGCAGTGCTGTTGCACAAGCTAGGCCTCTTGAATTCAACCCAGAGAAGCATAAG GTGTTGAACTCTGAACTGAAGAACTTGTACACTGCCATCACTCGTGCGAGGGTGAACGTCTGGATCTTCGACGAAGACACAACTAAGCATGCGCCAATGTTCAAGTATTTCCTTGAACAGCAGTTCGTCGAAGAGCCACAGAGGGATGAGCAAG GTCAGCTTTCCTCCAACGTCTTTGTGAAAGAGTCCACGCCTGAAGAATGGTGTCAGCGTGGTGACTATTTCTACAAGAAGGAGCGATGGGAAATCGCCGCAGACTTCTTCAAGAAGGGAGGAGATCAGAAGAAAGCGAACATGGCCTTGGCACAGCATCTCGCTTATCAAGCCAGCCAAGACGCCACCACGACAAGAGAGAAGCACAGGATACGACAGAGGTTCCTAGAGTCAGCGGACCTCTTCCTGCAAAGTGGAAATCACGTAGACGACAGGGAGGCCCTGGTCAGAGCAGCCCGATGTCTCACCAACTCAAGGGACTATCACCTGGCAGCTCAGCTGTTTGAACGACTTGGGGAG TTTTCAAGCGCTGGTCATCTATaccagaaagaaaataaaaaagtgGAAGCCAGTCGCTGCTTCGTGCAAGCCGGAAACCTCAAGAAGGCGGTAAATTTCTTACGAAGTGTCGAGGAATTTGAAGCTGCCGCTGATGTGTCCGAGCAGTATGTTAAGTTGCAGTACAAGTGCCAGCAGGAGGGACTGGATCCTACTGTTGTAATGACAGCGCCCATCCAAACGCCAGATAACCTTCTCCTTGCAGCCATTGACCACTACCATAAGCAcggaaaagaagagaaaatggCATCTTGCCTCAACCGCCTACCAGTTGATACACGCCTGACATTCTTCAAGAAACACGGACGCATGAGGGAGGCAGCAGAGCTtctgaagaaagaagaaaggggTCAGGATGCGGCCGAGTTGCTGAAATCAGTAGGAGACTTTGACGCTGCCGCCGAAGCTGCAGATCAAGAGCAAAACCCACAGTTTGTAGCTGAGTGCCTCCTCATTCAAAGTCGCAAGCAGAGAAAAGATCCAACCGTTGGCGTTCAACAGACCAAGGACAACCTTAAAAGGTGTATGGATCTTTATAACAGGTGTGGCGACAATGAGGGCAGAGCCGAAGCTATGATGATGCTTGGAGACTTGACAGATGACGAGAACATGCTACGCAACGCAATCAAGCACTCCGGGACGAATATACCAGGAGCTACAGAAGCAGCAATCCTGCTGATTCAGAAAAAGACGACTTTGTCGTTCGAAGACATTCGACTTATTCTTGTGCACCTGGAAGACCTTTTCAGCCTGATAAAAGCTCTTCTGCTCGCCAGGGGACACAACGTGAAACAGCATGAATGGCTAAGGAGTTGCGATCTATTCTATGGTGTGAAATGTACAGACGTCAGCAATGCAACGTATTCTTCATCTGAAGAACCGCGAATCCTAGATATCATTGACACAGAGTCTTTAGGGAAAAGCCAGTCTACAAAGACGTTGGACATTCACAAAGCAAGGGCATGCATGGCCAGCGACCTACTCCGAAATGCAGAACAGTTCAAGAAGAAACTCCCACTAATCTTACAGTCGCGCGCAACAAGCAACCGAGTCTGTTATTTGTATACCGCTGGTTTGAGTTGCCCAAAAGGAGATGCGTGTGCATACCTACACTGTCCGTATGACAAAGGCACTCTAAAGTCTTTTCTAGAAGCGACAGTCCTTCTCATAAAGGTCCATGGAGTCTTCGACCTTGGATATGAGACAATAAAAGACAGCAGATGGGAGATCGTACAGCAGGCCGTTGCCGCTCACAAAGATCGTGGTGCAGAGAGAAGCAGGTTATGTGATGACCTGTACGATATCTTCTTCCCAACACACTGCCATCAGAGGATTCTCACTGAGAATTTCACATCAGCCAGAGAGGTTTTCAGCAAGTTCCAGGGTGATGTAGTTGTCACCTCGTGTATCCGTGACCATGCCAAATCTCTGTGGGAGTCCGCCAGTCGTAGCGACAAAAGATCAAACACAGACCTCCTGGTCAAGATTGCCAACCTGTTTCGGCTAGCCAAAGAACCACCTCTTAACTTTTCAAGTTTACTTGTGTCTGCTGAGGATGGTTTCAAGAAGCGGGCGATGCAAAGACCTCATCCGGAGAAGATCCCACGGCACATTGGTATGAACTGCGTGGGTCAAAATCCTCCTCTGTTCTTCAGTTTCATGAGAAGACTCGAGGAATTCGTTGAAAACATCTACGAAAGGGAAGACGTTCTCTCTTCATTAGGATACATGAAAGCCTTCATGGGTTTCCTGGCGAAGAGGGCATTGGAGCCACTGATTCCTTCCTTTGCAAACACGTGCTTCTTCATGGAGCTACTTGTTGTGATTTGTTACTCCATGTATGCCAAGATGAACCAACATGAGCTGCTCTGTCTCCCCGCGAGCTACATCTCTATGGTCCATTTGTGTGATCGCCTGTGGGGCAGTGGAAAAGGCTCTATCTATTCGGCAATACAACGGCTGCCCTACAGGAAAGACGAAATCCTCGGGAAGGTTAACGAATGCATTTGGTTTATCATAAACATCATTTGCCAAAGCCAGCAATACCCACATTTCAACGTCATCGATGACGCTTTCCGTCCAAACATCTCTGACTATGCGGAAAGCGGTGAGATGGAAAGAGTTTTCATCCTGGCATCAGTGCTGATTTGCGGTTGTGGTGGGCCTGTACCAAGGGACGCTGAGATACCTTTGCGGAAAACCTTGTACAAGATCATCATCAAGAAGCACTTTCCACAACGACTTGCAGATGCAGTAAGAAGATCAAGGTCAGCCAAAGGAATACGGGATATCGTGTTCCTCCTGCAAGACCTTCTGAAGGCAAGGGACAAGGAGTTCCTTCGACACTGCTTTTGGAGGTATCCTGACAGAATGACAAGGGGTATCTTCAAGGGACTTAATTTTGAGCTAGTGAAGCCTGAAATGTTTATTGGAGTATTTTGGCGAGAGGTTCCGGTAGAGTTCCGCCTCCACGACGATGATGCTGCAGCTGTAGCCCACGACAGCTCATTAAGTGCCAACACACAAAATGACATATACGAGACGTCTAACATTGAAGTTCTCAAGCCACAGGATAGCACAGGAACTTTGGAGATGAAAGACGCATCACAGACTGATGAGGAAGGCCATGTGTTTCAAGGCCAAGACGAAGACGAAGAGCTGACTGGTGGAGGCAACCAAGCTATGGATGATCAAACACTTCCAGGTGGTCTTGAAAATAAAGCTATGTTAGCAAggattcaacaacaacaagctgCGAGCACAATTCAGAAGTTTTGGCGCTCACATCTTCGCAAAGTAGGGCCAAAGATAGTGAAAACGGAGTTAGCACACAGGGCTGCATACGTTGAACGTCAACTGTCAGTGGAGCGTGATGACCTACGCGAGTTCAAACTTGACGACACGGGATGCCGGATCTGTGGTGTCACCTTCGAATCCCGTCCGCATCTCCTAGATGACGTGGAAGAACAGGAACTGGAAGAAGATCAGGAAAGGGAAGCATGGGGTGAAGGTGCTGAAGAGGTCATAGCACAAGAGCAAGACGTGAAAGAGCGAGATGTCATTACTCGCGAGAAACATTTGCAGGACCAGAAACATTCAGCGAATCTTAGTAGTTTTGGCCAATTCAAGCATTTGTATACTACAGATGTGTATTTGGTTCAAAAGCGGTATGACAAGTTCGAACTTGAAGCTAATACCTACAATGAAGGAACCATCATGCTGGAAATCGAAATCCAGAAGGTAAACACAGCATACCACTCGCTTCGGAGGTTGCTCGAGAAGATCAAAGATGAATGCGCTTGGAACAAGCGACAGGATGCCAATGACGCACTTCGCGAAGTACGAAAGGCTCTTGATGATTTTCGTGGAGCAAAGCGTCGCGTAGAGAGACAGGCTGATGAAGAAGTTGCGTCAGCAGCAACAGTGGATGAAGAAGTGGAAGAGTTCGGCAACCTCGACGAGGAGGACGGCATCATTGACGTAGGTGGGAAGCAACAACGCGTAAAGGAGAAGAGTAGGAAGGCGGGTAGCCGTCGAAGGAAGAATAGACAGAATAGAAAGAAACAGAAGAAAGGGCCCTAA
- the LOC136432767 gene encoding hepatocyte growth factor-like has translation MTFNAAKKTCAAVGGHLADVKTKALHDFLVTEIQDVDHDTGTSYWIGLHRLISEWTWSDGTPVSFTNWAPGEPLARQLQDRHCGQLWAWAGFLWDDQFCHYQNHFICQIGPAEGDGYGQSNVCAGEPDGSDYRGNLSVTRTGKTCQRWDVDSPHCRICLPEKHPELVENYCRNPGADDVTLWCYTTDPSTRWEYCNNSACPFW, from the exons ATGACGTTCAATGCTGCCAAGAAGACCTGTGCAGCAGTTGGAGGCCATCTTGCCGATGTTAAGACGAAGGCGCTGCACGACTTCCTTGTCACCGAGATTCAAGACGTTGATCATGATACAGGCACAAGTTACTGGATCGGGCTTCATCGTTTGATA AGTGAGTGGACGTGGTCTGATGGAACTCCTGTTAGCTTCACCAACTGGGCACCGGGAGAGCCCTTAGCCAGGCAACTGCAGGACCGGCACTGTGGGCAACTCTGGGCGTGGGCAGGTTTTCTGTGGGACGACCAGTTTTGCCATTACCAGAACCACTTCATCTGTCAAATCG GTCCTGCTGAAGGGGATGGCTATGGACAATCTAACG TCTGCGCGGGAGAGCCTGACGGGTCTGACTACCGCGGGAATCTCTCCGTCACCAGGACAGGGAAGACTTGTCAGCGGTGGGACGTCGACTCTCCACATTGTCGTATTTGCCTACCAGAGAAGCACCCTGAGTTggtggagaactactgccgTAACCCAGGGGCCGATGATGTAACCTTGTGGTGCTACACAACGGACCCTAGCACCCGATGGGAGTACTGCAACAACTCTGCTTGCCCCTTTTGGTAA